The following is a genomic window from Anticarsia gemmatalis isolate Benzon Research Colony breed Stoneville strain chromosome 22, ilAntGemm2 primary, whole genome shotgun sequence.
ggtcccggctgttatatactaaggtaacagtcgttaagcttcAGTCGTaaagcaactttgacactaggttgaccactaaccatacgataagaaaataagtattaatacaACGCTTACGCATAGGTTTCTGAAATACAtacacgttttgccattaacaatgttagtgccGTGTAATGGGAGGAGAGTCTATTCAAGTCTATTGCTACATAACTGGCGCGTTACCAAAACTTCGGGCTGCTGCTTGAGAAGCCCAATACATCTTAACAcacggaaatcgaacccggaaCCAGAAAGTCGGTGATCAAAAAACGCCTATAATCGCCCAGACTATAATAGGCAGTCGAATAACAATAGTTACTTATATCATTTTTAACATACTACACTAGTAAAAACGAGTAATCTTGGTCTGTTTGTAGGTAGTAAAGTAGGTAGCTgtaacttgcgccgaaacgtcaagcgaGACGTAAAAATATCCCCATTAATTAACTCTCTGAagttgcatgcctaaaatttgtttaatacacttGTAAAGGCCGtagagggcatgcaaagtccccaacccgcacagcgtggtggactcaaggcctaacccctcctcctcgtttgggaggagacccttgctctgcagtgggacagtaataaaaaagtttatcattgactatcataagtgacagcacttgacctaaatgaataaacgatttgattttgtaaaaaactacTGTAATAAAAGTTATGATGTGTTAAACAAACCTGAAAGATGACTCCTAGCCACGTGAGCACAAGTCGGTGTACGTTCTGCAGGCGCACGTTCTTGCTGAAGCTGGCCAGCGCCCAGCACACGGAGAACAGCGACAACGACGCCGATATCACGTTCAACTCCTCGAACGCTTTGTTTGCTAAGACAATGTTATATCACATATTAGCAcgtgtacataatataatgcgtGTATCGTTATTATCCATGCttaatattagaaatgcgaaagtaactctgtctgtctgttactcaatcacgcctaaactactgaatcaatttgcatgaaatttggtatggagatagtagAAAATATAACGATGTTTCCAAAAACGTACGCGTCTCCAGAAAGAAAATCCTTTCCTTACTTTTTGGATAATAAGGGAGCGAGCGGCGGGCTTATTCCCATATAGGTACTAGGCACATGACCAAACTTAGGTcaacttttaaacaatattcgaatataaattagtaaagCCCTTAGCTCTGCCCGACCCGGGAGTTGAACCCGTGACCAGCTGCCGTATGATTCAAGTGATGTGAGAGATACATCACTACTACACACAACAGTGACAGTTAagttagggcgcgttcccactatgtcgtgacgacagataatcgtgtttgtagttttaagtgtcgtggcttatatgtttaaatggggGCGTTCACATATAGACTTACTTACTGttgtctacgacattttttgcagtgacgacagattatcgtgacagtggggacgtcTAGATACGACAGTCTCCTAACGATAACAAaatttgacgacaaacaatcgttataatgggaacagctaaaGACGACAGTCTTCCAACgattaattaatcattattacatagtgggaacgcgccctcaCGGTTATCTCGTGTCATAGAAATATGTCATAAACATTTACCAGAAGGTTCATCAATATTAGGTTCAGGGATGACGCCGAGTTCGTTGACCTGTTCCCGGCTGGCGTCCTTCAGCAGTATGTGTAGTTGCAGCAACAACATCGGCGCCGCCTCGCAGAACGCGTGCACTAACCGAAGCATACCTGGGGAGTGGGGAGGTGCGAGCTGGTTAGTCTTTGCTCATAGCAGAAACACCTAGGATTTGCTTCAAAAAGAAAATGCTAGTGAAATAATACGGGAGTCGcgtttttctaaataaaaaaagtcaacTTGCAACGTTGCTTTTATGTCATAGAACTTttaccaacatacaaacaacggacacaaagtattaTCAATCAGAAACATCAATTTGCGGAACGCACACATATTAATAAAACCAAACTCTTTCTTTTATTAATGGCGGCTGAGATCCATGGtacttagtttaattattttctatctaAACATTATCTTAATTTCTAGACGATCGCTACCTACTCGTCGTTATTTGTCACTCCCGTTAAAATCGAATAGATTGAAAGTTGAGATTTTTAGTAGGTAAGTAGTTATTTTTGTacgttaataatatatttgaggcgcccgtagccagttgcgctcaccggtcggtaaactatctgtgggttaagcaaaccttggcgcggtcattccatagatgggtgaccacatagtggtattacaacagggcgtctccgtgctttggagggcacgtataaagtcggtcccggttgttgtcaattaagataacagtcgttaagccacgtcaaaggccttcgggcagcttgaacaactttgacactaggttgaccactaaccatatgacaagaagaagaatataGTACTTACATAGGTCTCTAACTTGGTGTTTCACCCGTCTCAACTCCACGGGCACCAGCAGCCTGGCGTATCGCCACAGTACGCCGAGCTGAAGACAGTGCAGCAGTATGGGCAGCCATGGCGGACGACCTTTACGGCCCTCGCCCGCCCACCACACGTGCAGGTACCAACGGAGAGACAGCACCTGAATAAATATCGTCAGTTATATTAAGAACGAAAGTTTCTAAAAAAGGTACCAAAATCGCGGTTTAGTTTTAGAGGTTTATACTTAGAGAAGTCTATAAATTTTGTGGTACGTCCTGTAGAGGGCGACAGATTGGCTGCGGATTGTTAAACTAATGGACGACCAGAGTTCACAAGTCAgctacacataaaatattttttttaataagatctagtaattttttttataagacttACTTGAGATATTAGCAGCGACGTGATAACAATGGATATAGCGGCTGCGAATGTGCCCTTATATCCTCGTTCTAGCAGTGCGTACCCCATCACGACGTCGAACACCACGTCGCAGAAGTAGCCCGCCAGCGAGATCACGTTGAACAGCACATCGCACAGCGGCAGGAACTCCGCCATTTCcaaacatttcttttatttacaggGTTTTCgacaaatgttttctttatttttcctcatttgctgtaaaaaaaataataaaggaaagattaaaatattgtcGTTATAATTTTTGAGCATAAAGGAACGCACTCGAATTACGATCCATTTAACGCAGCTATTTCGATTACGTATACCACATTATCGTTAAGTTACGTAAGATTAAATTGCATTAATGATATGTTTAAAcgaattaaaaactaattactgATTATGATGAGTGTGGCGTAAATAGTGGTCCAACGTTAAGGGATTGACACAACGGGTAGTTAACAAGAACATACTACAATTTAATATGATATACAAAGTGACGCTTACGCTCTTGGAACGAAACGTCATTGTTTGTTGACGTTTCATTGTCGATTTTTAATCTCGAAtagtttgtaatttttaagtttCTAGCATTTTCTTTAGTTAAATTAGTGAAATAATGTCTAATTATACTGATTTAGTCAATAAATATGGTAAGGAGGCATCTAGGTCAGCGTGTAAAAAGTGTGGTTATGCTGGACATCTTACTTTTCAATGTAGAAACTTTATAAAGGTAACTAAAAGATGAACTATCACCATTAAGGGCTTTTATAGCTATTATTACATATATTGACTAGTCCTCAAGTTTTTGCTGCTCAGTAGTATTTTTACCAATTATTTTCCATTTATAGAGTAAATAAAGTCTGAGTATAATCCATACTCCATGTTATTTTTCGCAGCTCTTGGTCATATCTTGAGTTTAATTGTTAATGTGTATTAGAGGTCAATATAGTTGTTGAACTTGCTTTATCAATTAAAGTACAAAAACAGTGTGGGCTTGTGTGGAATGTTATAGCTCTGTAGcatattaatgaataattaacaCAATGAATGAACTCTTATGTTTAACtgatataaatatctatttaattattacacttGGTCTAGCCAATTtcaaaacatatacatatatttatttattatggtacAATAGACAAAACCTTATACAACTAaggcataaaataatttaacttaattgtataaggttttgtttagatttttaatcTTGAATAGATTCCTAAGCATGTGTAAACTCTGATTGATTTTTGAGAATTCAtttgtaatatataataataagggAGAAATGTTAATCACAGtatgcattatttaaataagaaataagttaCAAAAATGAGCTGTtaataattgtatgttttaGGTGGATCCAAACAAGGAAATAGTGTTAGATGTGAGTAGTACAAGCAGTGAGAGTGAGGAGGAGTTTGCCACTCCGTTGCAGAGGCTCAGGGAAGCAGAACTGAGGCAGAAGCTGCAGGAGAAACTCAACAAGGCTAAGGACAAGAAGAAGAGCAAGAAGAGAAAAAGATCTAGGTATGTATTGTATAAGCACAATAGATAATACTGTATTTATTTGGTCACAGTTGCTAatttcagtatttactttggtAGCTGTCCGGAGTAATGAGAGTTAAGAAACTAATTTTACTCTGGTAGATGTTGTCTGGAGTGATGAGAGTGACTAATATAATAAGATACTGATAACTTATTTATACTTAGGGCATTACAGTTATTTagtttctaaaaatatgtatggtgtcatgtaaatatttttttttgcataccAGCTCCACAGATACTGTTTATTAAAGGATGACCTTATCTTATGCTGCCCTATGCCCATATTGGGCCACTGCAGAGTAAAGGCCTCCCTTCCTTCTTTTCAGTCTACAGCTATTTGATGCCAATCTTTAATAAGAGTTCAACTCATCTCTCTAACTCTTTCTGTGCCTTCCGTGTTGTTGCCATTTGTCAACTGGGTCCCATTGAGTAGTTGTTTTTGCTCAGTGGTCATTCAACATGCAGCAGGTGTGACCAGCCacgtattaattttataaagaagtataaagaaatatattattcacaGATCATCAAGCACATCATCGACAAGTAGttcctcatcatcatcatcgtcaacATCAACAAGTAGCGACTCGGACAACGacagaaaaaagaaatataagaaAAGATCTAAAAAGTCTAGGAAATCTTACAAAGATAGAAAAAGGAATAGAAAatgaatagttttaattatgttattataatatctacttaGTAAGAATTAAGTTTAATCTTTagttaataaaatgtacaagagaatcagtttaattaatacctacttacatacaaataccTTGCATTGTATTGTGTACATGCTCATTAAAAACCaatgtttcagtgttagagCATAGACATACCTTTATTGTGAAATAGGATAGTATTACAATTTTGACACTTGAAACTTGAAACGAAATGCATGCTGCTTAGTAATAATTGCATTTGAGGCATTCACATATACAGTCTTATTGAGATTTTTATTCATCCTTCAATTCAGAGTTTAATAGTATATTAGTAtccttttattcaaataaatatctagTATTTTGCCGTTAATCTACTCACAGTGTTAAATGCCATATTCATTGTGTTATCTATCCACTGTTTACTACGTAATAAAAAGAATTTTCTATCATTTTATTGCTACTTCACTGTATATACTCATTCACAGCGATTCCTACCAAAATTTGTTGATAGatcattttaatgtaataatctAAGATAACATAGAAATATAGAATTTATCAGTAACCTTTTACAGAACATTGTAATTAACCATtactcaattttaaaattattaactttttgcACCAATTTTTGTAAATGTACTTGAGGTTGATGTTTTACCACCAATAGGatagttttaatgttattctgtttttattacagttcaatactgaaatgttatttaaatataagtattagGTAATTCAATATTCTTTTTCTTTGTCTCAATAAGAAATACTTGCGATACTTAAATTTTTGAGGGGGCTTAAAATAtccatatttatgcaaaaagaaCCACACAGCAAATACATATTTCAGCTCAATCAGTTGCAGTTGGTTCTGTTCTGCTTTTTGTACACCCTATTTCTGAGGTGAAAAACGTGTGGTTCCATTTTGCCTAAATATAGACAAATTAAGTGGTCTAGTGAGTAATGTAAGTGATTTTTGAAACTTGAATGTTAGTTAGCTGAGTTAGCTGTTTATACAACTATGATGATCCACATTGTAGTAATAAATGTCTTATAGAAATAAGGATTCACAACtatgattttaaattatcacAAATTGAACACATAATTCTACTGCATACAGGTTTATTCTACAGATATTTATAAGTGACAGGTGTATACCTAATACACCTATAGAAATACCTAAATACTAACCAAGTAACCAGACATTGAAATCTGAGGTAAAATAAGGTACCTtaaacagtatattattattcctcTAAATTATTGCAGATTTTTTTTCCTTCTTGTATTCCTACTTGTCACCCTgggggacagtgttagaggagacaactgggaatataccattATACCTTTAAATATTCATTGGATATAACACCTATTTACAGTAGAATTCATTCtcataatgtttaaaatagatAGACGAATAGAAGTTTTGTTTTAGCAATTGTTATGATGGAATTTGATTATTGCATGTAATTCCTATTTAACTTccataaagcaataaaaattataaattaaggCTGACTATAATGAGTAAGTAATATTAACACATCTATTATTATGACCATAGATACAAATTTAAGCTGCCATcatgtatttttgaataaaggaattattttacaggtaatttggacattttatttatgaatcaatattttaataatctatgAAATCTATATAGCTTGTCAGTTCGTTGATGCTCTAGATTGCTTTTTAAATGCTCACTTTTTCAACGATACATACAACAACTTTTATGATATGATTCTATAAAATCTGCCAAACCATGTTATCAGATGATAGAAAAAGGATTTTTGAAACCCCTttcattaaacataatattgcaCAAAAAAGCTATCATGTCTGTAGATCAGTTATTattgagtttaaaataaatagcgtGACCACTCAATGCACTGAATAATTGTTAAATTGGAACATATAAACTCAATTGGCATGCATTCCTCACATAGTACAtggtatgtgtatgtgttacgAATAATAATTTGTGAAGCTGCAGAGCTTTGGAAATTGTGGTACTGTTTTGAACAGTATGCTTATATGAATTGGCATTtggaaagtaacaaaaaatgcaaCTAATTGGTCtatgttctttatttttttctttttgcttcAATGCAATCATtgcttgaattttttttatccatGTGTTTTCTGATTTAACTATCGAAGTAATTACTTTAAGGAGTAAAAGAGTAGGTTTTGTGTTTATAGCAGGAAGTTCCACCGTTTCCCATTttgttataactttttttacagTGCATGcaggaaaaattaaaaacatacctaCACATACCATAGGTAATACAATtctatatttaaagttatagaaTAAGAAAATCTCATTAGaagaaacgaaaaaaaaaaattgatccTTGTGACCAGTGGCAAGCTCAGTGCTGTATGGAAAGGATGTTTGTTAGTATTTcttaatcttaataaattagtttttgccTAATTGCAATATTTACTAGTTTACTCAATACAGTAAGTTCAATTTGGTTTTGTTGCTGCTGGAAGTTGGAGCATAGTAATGTTGCACTGAAAGGCATGTCTGGCACTAACTTGAAAACAAATCTACTAACTATGTAGTTCAAAATAAGGTTCTATAAATAATACAGGAATTGctgcaataataaaatgattgcaattattgtttgttatctGTTGGTAAGCATAGCTTGCAGGACAAGAGTTTTTAGATGCTAtggttacttttttattttaaagttctgCAAGTTCTATGTACCTATCCTGTCTTCTAACAAAGTTGATTATTTTTGCTTAAGTTACTATTGCAATAAGTTTGGCTTTGTTATTTATGGTTATAACAGGTGCTTATAAATTGAGGCAACATTGTTCAGTcaaagaaatgtataaaaacgtGTAATTTGTAACTTGTTACAAAGT
Proteins encoded in this region:
- the LOC142982579 gene encoding uncharacterized protein LOC142982579; this encodes MSNYTDLVNKYGKEASRSACKKCGYAGHLTFQCRNFIKVDPNKEIVLDVSSTSSESEEEFATPLQRLREAELRQKLQEKLNKAKDKKKSKKRKRSRSSSTSSTSSSSSSSSSTSTSSDSDNDRKKKYKKRSKKSRKSYKDRKRNRK